From a region of the Podospora pseudopauciseta strain CBS 411.78 chromosome 7 map unlocalized CBS411.78m_7, whole genome shotgun sequence genome:
- a CDS encoding uncharacterized protein (COG:S; EggNog:ENOG503NZB8), whose translation MVWVDNATPEVDAISQWRTIVTICAVLSFFSIVIVSARLWIRDKNHGLAADDWMSAISMVFGLLYSILCIVQTKYGLGLPIALRPKENLLPYSRSNFAGRPIYQMGISFFKVALLISYLRLFKGTNHLWYRRVVWIAMFFVVAGHLGCSLTLIFACNPVHKSWDPRVDGKCLAPGPSFTAYAIVTIISDVIVAIIPIPVLLQLKVSRGKKIGLIVIFLLGLFTTLCSVFRYMQIDNIQNGDGNSTMLIVWGVIEFNVGNMVSSLPFLAPIFLRKAKEYTSKYSGGSGNGYPSAGGSNGRKLGGGKSGSDAYKLSNISSGLGRKGTFISSKGHPGHSMGSEENILKDSPDGSIMKSVTYSVHVDESERRTQRGDRD comes from the exons ATGGTTTGGGTCGACAACGCAACGCCGGAGGTGGACGCCATTTCCCAGTGGAGGACCATCGTCACCATCTGCGCCGTCCTCTCGTTTTTCTCCATCGTTATTGTCTCAGCCCGGTTATGGATTCGCGACAAAAACCATGGCCTCGCCGCCGATGACTGGATGTCAGCCATTTCCATGGTGTTTGGACTGCTTTATTCGATCCTCTGCATCGTCC AAACGAAATATGGCCTCGGGTTACCGATCGCTCTCCGCCCCAAAGAGAACCTGCTTCCCTACAGCCGCAGCAACTTTGCTGGTCGCCCCATCTATCAGATGGGCATCAGCTTTTTCAAAGTGGCCTTGTTGATCAGTTATCTCCGACTTTTCAAGGGCACAAACCACCTCTGGTACCGAAGGGTTGTCTGGATCGCCATGTTCTTTGTCGTGGCCGGCCACTTGGGATGCTCGCTCACGCTGATCTTTGCATGCAACCCCGTTCACAAATCATGGGATCCCAGGGTTGACGGGAAATGCCTGGCGCCAGGACCGTCATTCACAGCCTATGCCATCGTCACGATTATTTCTGATGTCATCGTCGCCATCATTCCTATCCCTgtgctcctccagctcaagGTCAGCAGGGGCAAGAAAATCGGTctcatcgtcatcttctTGCTCGGCCTCTTTACCACGCTTTGCTCCGTCTTCCGGTACATGCAAATCGACAATATCCAAAATGGCGATGGTAATTCTACCATGCTCATCGTCTGGGGCGTCATTGAGTTCAACGTGGGCAACATGGTTTCTTCTCTCCCTTTCCTGGCACCTATCTTCCTccgcaaggccaaggagtACACCAGCAAGTACTCTGGTGGCAGTGGCAATGGTTACCCGAGCGCCGGGGGCAGCAATGGCCGCAAGTTGGGCGGCGGCAAGTCTGGCAGCGATGCCTACAAACTCAGCAACATTTCGAGTGGGTTGGGTCGCAAGGGCACTTTCATCTCATCCAAAGGACATCCCGGTCATAGTATGGGCAGCGAGGAGAACATCCTCAAGGACAGCCCTGATGGATCCATCATGAAGAGTGTCACCTACAGTGTCCATGTCGATGAGAGTGAGCGACGCACTCAACGTGGGGACAGAGACTAA